A stretch of the Streptomyces sp. WMMB303 genome encodes the following:
- a CDS encoding VCBS repeat-containing protein produces the protein MRSRTTVAAAGAVLAALLFGACTTDSGRTTDDGGPPRPTPPKPTGSPGDLRPGPERPPAGSAADRPRPGDFNGDGHDDLAMATGAHIAVVYGSAEGPEPRTRATVRMPEDAGNGLSPATRLHRSDLDQDGFVDLLATLSDGRQYAMWGGARGVSAPRLLATGYAADPAPPSAGWEPGGAGDFDGDGSGDVLWLGTGSGALGVIHYGPFSRSGEPTRTQTLDAEHADHSEPYEATVGDWNGDGRSDFTVWFRWTDPENEGDGDPRIDDVLHFRGSEKGADYLREYPDHRALQGFICDVEDDGTDEICRVGFDAYREELTVSVTASSGKGPGTGAGTRVTFRDVPGLDAPKGFNDGDVTGETVGDVTGDGKPDLVLGLAGADKAHGVVLLLPDVAHADRNSRLQSADLDSAGVPGQNTPHARPRFRPRPPLLDVDGDGSLDVLATTTYEPRQFWLLPGSAEGLNTKATRRLSRPDLGVPR, from the coding sequence ATGAGGAGCAGGACGACCGTGGCCGCGGCGGGTGCCGTGCTCGCCGCGCTGCTGTTCGGCGCGTGCACCACCGACAGCGGAAGAACCACGGACGACGGAGGCCCGCCGCGGCCGACACCCCCGAAGCCCACCGGGAGCCCCGGCGACCTGCGCCCGGGACCCGAGCGGCCCCCCGCCGGATCCGCCGCGGACCGCCCCCGGCCCGGCGACTTCAACGGCGACGGCCACGACGACCTGGCCATGGCCACCGGCGCCCACATCGCTGTGGTCTACGGCTCCGCCGAGGGACCCGAACCGCGCACCCGCGCCACGGTACGCATGCCCGAGGACGCCGGAAACGGGCTGTCGCCTGCCACCCGGCTGCACCGGAGCGATCTCGACCAGGACGGATTCGTCGACCTGCTGGCCACACTCAGCGACGGTCGCCAGTACGCGATGTGGGGCGGGGCGCGCGGCGTCAGCGCCCCCAGGCTGCTCGCCACGGGATACGCTGCCGACCCCGCACCACCCTCCGCGGGCTGGGAGCCGGGCGGAGCGGGCGACTTCGACGGGGACGGCAGCGGTGACGTCCTCTGGCTCGGCACGGGGTCGGGAGCGCTGGGGGTCATCCACTACGGCCCGTTCAGCCGATCCGGGGAGCCCACCCGCACCCAGACCCTCGACGCCGAACACGCCGACCACAGCGAGCCGTACGAGGCGACCGTCGGGGACTGGAACGGCGACGGCCGCAGCGACTTCACGGTGTGGTTCCGCTGGACGGACCCGGAGAACGAGGGCGACGGCGACCCCCGGATCGACGACGTCCTGCACTTCCGCGGCTCCGAGAAAGGAGCGGACTACCTGCGCGAATACCCCGACCACCGCGCGCTGCAAGGCTTCATCTGCGATGTGGAGGACGACGGGACGGACGAGATCTGCCGCGTCGGCTTCGACGCCTACCGGGAGGAGTTGACGGTGAGCGTCACCGCCAGCTCCGGCAAGGGTCCGGGAACGGGCGCCGGCACCCGTGTCACCTTCCGCGACGTGCCCGGACTCGACGCGCCCAAGGGCTTCAACGACGGCGATGTGACCGGCGAGACCGTGGGAGACGTCACCGGCGACGGAAAACCCGACCTCGTACTGGGCCTGGCCGGCGCCGACAAAGCCCACGGCGTGGTGCTGCTGCTCCCGGACGTGGCGCACGCCGACCGAAACTCCCGGCTCCAGTCCGCCGACCTGGACAGCGCCGGCGTTCCGGGGCAGAACACGCCACACGCCCGCCCCCGCTTCCGTCCACGGCCCCCGCTGCTCGATGTCGACGGGGACGGCTCTCTCGACGTCCTCGCCACCACCACATACGAACCCCGGCAGTTCTGGCTGCTCCCCGGCTCGGCCGAGGGCCTGAACACCAAGGCCACCCGGCGGCTCTCCCGACCGGACCTGGGCGTCCCGCGCTGA